From Triticum aestivum cultivar Chinese Spring chromosome 4A, IWGSC CS RefSeq v2.1, whole genome shotgun sequence, a single genomic window includes:
- the LOC123087166 gene encoding uncharacterized protein, translated as MEPLEAAIAIVFNALLLVFMVKLFFAMFQMKLVVILFYLVVVLFALAFSGRGPAGF; from the coding sequence ATGGAGCCCCTGGAGGCGGCGATAGCGATCGTGTTCAACGCGCTGCTGCTGGTGTTCATGGTGAAGCTCTTCTTCGCCATGTTCCAGATGAAgctcgtcgtcatcctcttctacctcgtcgtcgtcctcttcgCCCTCGCCTTCTCCGGCCGCGGCCCCGCCGGCTTCTAG